The window TGGTGGAGGCTTCCGGGTTGATCTTCATCATTGCTGTCGGGGCCCGCTACTGGGGTGGGGTGGACTACTTTGAAACGGCGAATGACACCGTGGCCGCAGGTGGGTCCGGCTCAGGCATCACGCTGGCGCTGGTCATGCAGGGGGCCGTGCTCACCTTTTATTCGTTCATCGGGTTTGAGGACATTCTCAACGTCAGCGAGGAGGTGAAAAACCCGCGCCGCAATGTGCCCTTCGGCCTCGTGGGGGCGATGATCCTGGCGACGCTGATCTACATGGCCGTGGCCATCACGGCGGTCTCGGTGGTGCCTTGGCGAGAACTGGCGGCCAGCAATACGCCGCTGATGGAGGTGGCCCACCGCGCGGCTCCGTGGTTTCATGGCATTGACGGCGTGTATGTGGCCATCACCATCTTCGCCATCGGCAATACGGCCCTGCTGAATTACATCATGGGCTCGCGCCTGCTGTATGGCATGAGCAAGCAGGGCCTGCTGCCCGCGCTGCTTTCCCGCGTGCACCCCGTGCGCCGCTCCCCTCATGTGGCGATTGCGGTGCTGTTCTTCATCGTCAGTGCGCTCATTCTCAGCGGGGGAGTGAAGCAGCTCGCCGAAGCCACCGTTCTGCTACTGTTGACGGTTTTCACGGTGGTGAACATCTCTCTGGTGGTGCTGAAACTGCGCCCCGGCGAGGAGAAGGGCGGCTTTGAGATCCCCATCTTCATCCCAGCCCTTGGGGCCTTCGTCTGCGCGGCCCTCATCTTTGTGCGGCTGCAATCGGCCTTCACCACGGGCGGTGGGGGCGGACGCACCGCGCCCATCATCGCCCTGGCCATCATCGCCACCAGCCTGTTGTTGTACCGTCTGCTGAAACCGAAGAACGTGGTGATCCAGGACGCTTAATACCCCGGCGACAGTGTGGGGAGAAGGCCTGAGTCTAACCAACGATGCTTCTCCGAACAATACCTCCAGCCTGCGCTTCTGAGGCGGCTCAGTAGAGCAGGAGATTGATCTCGGAATCGGTGAGCAGCGAGGTGTCGTGGACAGCGAGGAGATCGCCAACCTGCTCGAGGTTTTTCCACTCGGTTTCGAATTCAGGGACCAAGGGGAAGTCGGTTTCCGCAGCGGCAGCTTCGGTGACCGTCGCAGGGGCCTGGGCCATCTGAGGCGCGGTATCCGCAGGCTGATGGAAAAGGCTGGCGGTGGCGAGCACCACGGCGGCGGCGGCAGCCCAGGTGAGGCCTGCGCGGGCGCTGCCCTGCTCCTGCCACCAAGCTTTCAGCCCGGCCAACCAGCCACGCTCCTGCGGGGTCTGGCGGGCGAGACGGACGACGTTTTGCGTGAAATTGGGACGCGGCTCGACCGGCTTGGCCTGGCCAAGCACTTTCCACAGTGGGTCGTTGGGGGTGAGCGGTTCCATAAAGTTGACGTCGGCTAAAACATCGCTCCGGGGCGAAAGTTGCGCCTACGGAAAAAGTTTTTCGCGGGAATCTTCAGCCGGGAGGCCAGGCGAGGTCGCGACCGGCCAGCAGGTGAACATGGAGGTGGGGCACCGTTTCACCAGCATCCTGGCCATGATTGATCACCAGGCGGAAGCCCTGGCTGCGGTCCTTGATGCCGAGTTTGTCGGCGATTTTCCCGGCGGCCAGCAGCAGCGCGCCCAGGGTGGCCTGATCTTCGGCCGTGGCCTCGCCCACGCGGGGAATGAGCTTTTTCGGCACGATGAGGATGTGGATGGGGGCCTGCGGGGCGATGTCGTTGAAGGCGGCGACGAGGTCGTCCTCATAGACCAGCGGCGCAGGGATCTCGCGATCCACAATCTTTTGGAAGATGGTTTTTTCAGACATGGGAAAAAGGAGGGCCAAAGCTGCTGGCAGAGCGGGCGCGGAGGCCCGGGCCGGTCAGTGGAAAAGCTCTTCCTGGGTGGTATCGCGCACGCGCCGGGTGCCCAGGGATTTGATCTCGTCGATAAACTCGCCCACGTCCTCGAACTGGCGGTAAACGGAGGCGTAACGGACATAGGCCACGTGGTCGATGGCCTCCAGGCGGCGCATGACCTTGGCCCCGATGACGGTGGAAGGGATCTCGCGGTAGCCTTCCTCTTCCAGCTCATTGGCGATGTCGTCCACCAATTGCTCGAGCTGCTCCATCTTCACGGGGCGTTTTTCGCAGGCTTTGCGCAGGCCGGACATCAGCTTTTCGCGGTCGAAGCTCTGGCGTGCGCCGTTGCGTTTCACCACGCGCAGTTCCTCGCGCTCCACGATCTCGTAGGTGGTGAAGCGGTAATTGCACTTCATGCACTCACGCCGACGGCGGATGGAATGGCCCTCGCGTGCCTCGCGTGAGTCAATGACCTTGTCTTGGGAGCTACCACATTTAGGACAGCGCATGGTGGGCGGGTAAGGTGCCACCTGGCTACCGGATTGGCAAGAGCGGCCTTGGGGTCAGCCTAACTTTCGGCATGACGAGCAAATTTCGTCGCCGGCATCGTTCACGCGGAAGTTCAGGGTGGGATCGTCCACCTCGGTCTTGCCGCAGACCTTGCACTGGTGGAAAAAGGCGGCGCCGGAGGTAGCGGCCTGCTCAAACTGGGCGCGGCGGCTGGCCACCTTGGCCGAATGGAAGCGGCCCCGGATGAAGCTGGGGCCAAAGGCGATGGCGTAGTTCAGCAGGGCAAAGAAGATGGGGATGAACAGCCCCGGAGCGCCGATGGCCGAGAGCAGCAG is drawn from Prosthecobacter algae and contains these coding sequences:
- a CDS encoding APC family permease, encoding MLNDAADWPPGLLFPFPLGPESATQVGMAEETPDSSHHTELKQTIGGWQILFYGLGSMLGAGIYALIGRAAETLGNAVWLAFLMAMLAALLTGLSYACVGSRYARAGGAAYVTQRSLRKPWLSYVVGIAVMMSGLTSMATGSQAIAENLAKALNMELPIKLVAIALVFLIGCIIYRGLRESMWANIVCTVVEASGLIFIIAVGARYWGGVDYFETANDTVAAGGSGSGITLALVMQGAVLTFYSFIGFEDILNVSEEVKNPRRNVPFGLVGAMILATLIYMAVAITAVSVVPWRELAASNTPLMEVAHRAAPWFHGIDGVYVAITIFAIGNTALLNYIMGSRLLYGMSKQGLLPALLSRVHPVRRSPHVAIAVLFFIVSALILSGGVKQLAEATVLLLLTVFTVVNISLVVLKLRPGEEKGGFEIPIFIPALGAFVCAALIFVRLQSAFTTGGGGGRTAPIIALAIIATSLLLYRLLKPKNVVIQDA
- the nrdR gene encoding transcriptional regulator NrdR encodes the protein MRCPKCGSSQDKVIDSREAREGHSIRRRRECMKCNYRFTTYEIVEREELRVVKRNGARQSFDREKLMSGLRKACEKRPVKMEQLEQLVDDIANELEEEGYREIPSTVIGAKVMRRLEAIDHVAYVRYASVYRQFEDVGEFIDEIKSLGTRRVRDTTQEELFH
- a CDS encoding HIT domain-containing protein, with translation MSEKTIFQKIVDREIPAPLVYEDDLVAAFNDIAPQAPIHILIVPKKLIPRVGEATAEDQATLGALLLAAGKIADKLGIKDRSQGFRLVINHGQDAGETVPHLHVHLLAGRDLAWPPG